A portion of the Brevundimonas pondensis genome contains these proteins:
- a CDS encoding DUF4908 domain-containing protein, translating to MMTTVEVEAENPPRFAAPALRAGTVAGVRLDLAAVLLAAACLSASPATAQLRSNAQAEQSRAIRDQSVTRTVPPPARYVSEAGQGFVLDRAGSLTLLRFDRSTETWALRPSSAPRGDTIYRNDAGEQVLRVTPSGGITVYTTRNPGGSPVSVAGPAVSLAPTNLGPVQMFNLMTRRSGLVSDAMGRLVRINVFGEESEALCIEALIVTTDAVVRIARSPSARPFLDRLRSITIVEGSRSSVSYSGGDLRVVVDPKRGIAGRPSSARVIRAVIPQD from the coding sequence ATGATGACGACGGTCGAGGTTGAGGCGGAGAATCCGCCGCGCTTCGCCGCCCCGGCCCTGCGGGCCGGGACGGTCGCGGGCGTGCGCCTTGACCTTGCCGCCGTGCTGCTGGCCGCCGCGTGCCTGTCAGCCAGCCCCGCGACGGCGCAACTGCGCTCCAACGCCCAGGCGGAGCAGAGCCGCGCCATCCGCGACCAGTCGGTCACCCGCACCGTGCCGCCGCCCGCTCGATATGTCTCCGAAGCGGGCCAGGGCTTCGTGCTGGATCGAGCAGGGTCCCTGACCTTGCTGCGCTTCGATCGCTCGACCGAGACATGGGCCTTGCGCCCTTCGTCGGCGCCGCGTGGGGACACCATCTACCGCAACGATGCGGGCGAGCAGGTCCTGCGCGTCACGCCCAGCGGCGGCATCACCGTCTACACCACGCGCAATCCCGGCGGTTCGCCCGTTTCGGTGGCCGGCCCCGCCGTCAGCCTGGCGCCGACCAATCTCGGCCCGGTGCAGATGTTCAATCTGATGACCCGCCGCAGCGGCCTGGTCAGCGACGCCATGGGTCGCCTGGTCCGGATCAACGTCTTCGGCGAGGAATCAGAGGCCCTGTGCATCGAGGCCCTGATCGTCACCACCGACGCCGTGGTCCGCATCGCCCGCTCGCCCAGCGCCCGTCCCTTCCTGGATCGCCTGCGCAGCATCACCATTGTCGAAGGATCGCGTTCGTCCGTCAGCTACTCGGGCGGCGACCTGCGCGTCGTGGTCGATCCCAAACGCGGCATCGCCGGCCGCCCCTCCTCGGCCCGCGTCATCCGCGCGGTGATCCCGCAGGACTGA
- a CDS encoding acyl-CoA dehydrogenase C-terminal domain-containing protein: protein MAYKAPVRDLSFVLHDVLEVERYANHFADADLSRDLIDQIIEEGGKFAEEVIAPINRQGDQEGCHIEGDVVTTPKGWKEAYHQMVEAGWTSLAFGTEYGGQGLPSIVSMAVGQFTAAASAAFSMYPGLTAGAYHGIEASASDELKQTYLPKMATGEWTGTMNLTEPQCGTDLGMVRTKAVPNGDGSYSITGQKIWISAGEHDFADNIIHTVLARVEGAVPGIKGLSLFVVPKFLVNADGTPGERNGVACAGLEHKMGIHGNATCVMAYENAKGWLIGEEGRGMNNMFVVMNEARLGTGLQGLAIGDAAYQTAVEFANDRLQGRALTGAKNPDGPADPIMVHPDVRRMLLESKAFVEGGRAFILWTALQADLQKSSDEATATKAKDYMGLITPVLKAYLTDKGFHVASLAMQVHGGSGYTEHFPASQYLRDARITMIYEGTNGIQALDLVGRKLPSNGGRAIMSWFADIDAFVAENGDDEAIKPFVDGLADTKKKLQDGTMWLMQNGMANPDNAAAASTDYLHIFGLTALAYMWAQMAKSAQAKIAAGDTDPYYVTKLQTGQYFVERILPDAAAHLTKLKTGAEVLMQMPAEAF, encoded by the coding sequence ATGGCCTACAAGGCGCCTGTCCGCGACCTGTCCTTCGTCCTGCATGACGTGCTGGAAGTCGAACGTTACGCCAACCACTTCGCCGACGCCGACCTGTCGCGCGACCTGATCGACCAGATCATCGAGGAAGGCGGCAAGTTCGCCGAGGAGGTCATCGCCCCGATCAACCGTCAGGGCGATCAGGAAGGCTGCCACATCGAAGGCGACGTGGTGACCACGCCCAAGGGCTGGAAGGAAGCCTATCACCAGATGGTCGAGGCCGGCTGGACCAGCCTGGCCTTCGGCACGGAATACGGCGGCCAGGGCCTGCCCTCGATCGTCTCGATGGCGGTCGGCCAGTTCACGGCGGCGGCCTCTGCGGCCTTCTCCATGTATCCGGGCCTGACGGCGGGCGCCTATCACGGCATCGAGGCCTCGGCCTCGGATGAGCTGAAGCAGACCTATCTGCCCAAGATGGCGACCGGAGAATGGACCGGCACCATGAACCTGACCGAGCCGCAGTGCGGCACTGACCTGGGCATGGTCCGCACCAAGGCCGTCCCGAACGGCGACGGCTCCTATTCGATCACCGGCCAGAAGATCTGGATCTCGGCGGGCGAGCACGACTTCGCTGACAACATCATCCACACGGTGCTGGCCCGCGTCGAAGGCGCGGTGCCGGGCATCAAGGGCCTGAGCCTGTTCGTGGTGCCGAAGTTCCTGGTCAACGCCGACGGCACGCCGGGAGAGCGCAACGGCGTGGCCTGCGCCGGCCTCGAGCACAAGATGGGCATCCACGGCAACGCCACCTGCGTCATGGCCTATGAGAACGCCAAGGGCTGGCTGATCGGCGAAGAAGGCCGCGGCATGAACAACATGTTCGTGGTCATGAACGAGGCCCGCCTGGGCACCGGCCTGCAGGGCCTGGCCATCGGCGACGCCGCCTATCAGACCGCCGTCGAGTTCGCCAATGACCGCCTGCAGGGCCGCGCCCTGACCGGCGCCAAGAACCCGGACGGCCCGGCCGACCCGATCATGGTCCACCCCGACGTGCGGCGGATGCTGTTGGAGTCGAAGGCCTTCGTCGAAGGCGGCCGCGCCTTCATCCTGTGGACCGCCCTGCAAGCCGACCTGCAGAAGTCCTCGGACGAGGCCACGGCGACCAAGGCCAAGGACTACATGGGCCTGATCACGCCCGTGCTGAAAGCCTATCTGACCGACAAGGGCTTCCACGTCGCGAGCTTGGCCATGCAGGTCCACGGCGGTTCGGGCTACACCGAGCACTTCCCCGCCTCGCAGTATCTGCGCGATGCGCGCATCACCATGATCTACGAGGGCACCAACGGCATTCAGGCGCTCGACCTGGTGGGCCGCAAGCTGCCGTCGAACGGCGGCCGCGCCATCATGAGCTGGTTCGCCGACATTGACGCCTTCGTGGCCGAGAACGGCGACGACGAGGCCATCAAGCCCTTCGTCGATGGCCTGGCCGACACCAAGAAGAAGCTGCAGGACGGCACCATGTGGCTGATGCAGAACGGCATGGCCAACCCGGACAACGCCGCCGCCGCCTCGACCGACTACCTGCATATCTTCGGCCTGACGGCCCTGGCCTATATGTGGGCGCAGATGGCCAAGTCGGCGCAGGCGAAAATCGCCGCTGGCGACACCGATCCCTACTATGTGACCAAGCTGCAGACCGGGCAGTACTTCGTCGAGCGCATCCTGCCCGACGCCGCCGCCCACCTGACCAAGCTGAAGACCGGCGCCGAGGTGCTGATGCAGATGCCCGCCGAGGCGTTTTAA
- a CDS encoding acyl-CoA dehydrogenase family protein yields MNVLNVPEPDFMQDEEIVLFSDSVGKWIDEHAPPEKFQQWIAESSVPRQLWNDAGDAGLLGLSMPEEDGGMGGDYRHEVVLMRQLGWKGADHFGISLHNAIVMPYIWHYGTAEQKARWLPRLQSGELVGAIAMTEPGAGSDLQGIKTTAIKSGDHYVLNGSKTFITNGQLANFIIVVAKTDPAEGAKGTSLICLETDGAEGFERGRNLHKIGMEANDTSELFFNDVKVPLENAIGGGEGMGFVQLMQQLPQERLNIAVQGVAAAERGLEATLDYVKQRKAFGKRVIDFQNTQFKLAEVKTKLTVAKVFVDHCIGLHLKGQLDAATASMAKYWVTDIQGETIDEMLQLFGGYGYMNEYPIAQLYKDARVQRIYGGTNEIMKLLIARTL; encoded by the coding sequence ATGAACGTGCTCAACGTCCCCGAACCCGACTTCATGCAGGACGAGGAGATCGTCCTCTTCTCCGACAGCGTCGGCAAATGGATCGACGAGCACGCCCCGCCTGAGAAGTTCCAGCAGTGGATCGCTGAGTCGTCGGTGCCGCGTCAGCTGTGGAACGATGCTGGGGACGCAGGCCTCTTGGGCCTGTCCATGCCCGAGGAAGACGGCGGCATGGGCGGCGACTATCGCCACGAGGTGGTGCTGATGCGCCAGCTGGGCTGGAAGGGCGCGGATCACTTCGGCATCTCGCTGCACAACGCCATCGTCATGCCCTACATCTGGCACTACGGCACGGCCGAGCAGAAGGCGCGCTGGCTGCCGCGTCTGCAGTCGGGCGAACTGGTCGGCGCCATCGCCATGACCGAGCCGGGCGCGGGCTCCGACCTGCAAGGGATCAAGACCACCGCCATCAAGTCGGGCGACCACTATGTCCTGAACGGCTCCAAGACCTTCATCACCAACGGCCAGTTGGCCAACTTCATCATCGTCGTCGCCAAGACCGACCCGGCCGAAGGCGCCAAGGGCACCAGCCTGATCTGCCTCGAAACCGATGGAGCCGAGGGCTTCGAGCGCGGCCGCAACCTGCACAAGATCGGCATGGAGGCCAACGACACCTCCGAGCTCTTCTTCAACGACGTCAAGGTCCCGCTGGAGAACGCCATCGGCGGCGGCGAGGGCATGGGCTTCGTCCAGTTGATGCAGCAGTTGCCGCAGGAACGCCTGAACATCGCCGTCCAGGGCGTGGCCGCCGCCGAGCGCGGGCTTGAGGCGACGCTGGACTACGTCAAGCAGCGCAAGGCGTTTGGGAAACGGGTCATCGACTTCCAGAACACCCAGTTCAAGCTGGCCGAGGTCAAAACGAAACTGACCGTCGCCAAGGTCTTCGTCGACCACTGCATCGGCCTGCACCTGAAGGGCCAGCTGGATGCCGCCACGGCCTCCATGGCCAAGTACTGGGTGACAGACATCCAGGGCGAGACCATCGACGAGATGCTGCAGCTCTTCGGCGGCTACGGCTACATGAACGAGTACCCGATCGCCCAGCTCTACAAGGACGCCCGCGTCCAGCGCATCTACGGCGGCACCAACGAGATCATGAAGCTGCTGATCGCGCGCACGCTGTAA
- a CDS encoding 16S rRNA (uracil(1498)-N(3))-methyltransferase, translating to MIRLHVQGDLAPGLAVAPTLDQSRYLTQVMRLKAGDDLLVFNGRHGEWRASVAEVLKKGVVLRAEEQVREQTHGPDLELIVAVVKKARIETIVEKATELGAARVRLVLTHRTNADRLRLDRLDAIAEEAAEQTGRLDVPLVDDPVKLDALLDGWDASRRLMFCDETGGAPAVSALTAAGGEKWAILIGPEGGFSPEEGERLRALPFTTAVSLGPRILRADTAAIAALTLWQAAIGDWER from the coding sequence ATGATCCGTTTGCACGTTCAGGGCGACCTCGCCCCCGGCCTCGCCGTCGCCCCGACCCTCGACCAGTCGCGCTATCTGACCCAGGTCATGCGGCTGAAGGCGGGCGACGACCTGCTGGTCTTCAACGGCCGTCATGGCGAGTGGCGCGCCAGCGTCGCCGAGGTGCTGAAGAAGGGCGTCGTCCTGCGCGCCGAGGAACAGGTGCGCGAACAGACTCACGGCCCCGATCTGGAGCTGATCGTCGCCGTGGTGAAGAAGGCGCGGATCGAAACCATCGTCGAGAAGGCCACCGAGTTGGGCGCCGCTCGCGTGCGGCTGGTCCTGACCCATCGCACCAACGCCGACCGGCTGCGGCTGGACCGGCTGGACGCCATCGCCGAAGAAGCCGCCGAGCAGACCGGGCGTCTGGACGTGCCTCTGGTCGATGATCCGGTCAAGCTGGACGCCCTGTTGGACGGCTGGGACGCCTCACGCCGCCTGATGTTCTGCGACGAGACGGGCGGCGCGCCCGCCGTGTCGGCCCTGACCGCTGCGGGCGGAGAAAAATGGGCCATCCTGATCGGCCCAGAAGGCGGTTTCTCGCCCGAGGAAGGCGAGCGTCTGCGCGCCCTGCCCTTCACCACCGCCGTCTCTCTGGGCCCGCGCATCCTGCGCGCCGACACCGCCGCCATCGCCGCCCTGACCCTGTGGCAAGCCGCCATCGGCGACTGGGAACGATAG
- a CDS encoding TSUP family transporter gives MLDLTPEIIGLLGLAAVIAGFIDAIAGGGGLISLPALLSVGLNPVAAIATNKVQGSVGTASALWNFWRKGRVDFRLIRWPLALVGVGAGLGAFAVTLVDARWLMILLPVLLIGIALYFLFGPKASDEDAHARLTPLAYAFVAGGIGFYDGFFGPGTGSFFALSLVMLLGMGLTRATAHTKALNLMSNVVGIVVLAVGGHVVWTLAGIMAMGQFVGGRLGSHAAMRFGPRLIRPLLVVISLAITARLLSDPSNPLRVMVTGWFS, from the coding sequence GTGTTGGATCTGACGCCTGAAATCATCGGCCTGCTGGGGCTGGCGGCGGTCATCGCCGGGTTCATTGACGCCATCGCGGGGGGCGGGGGGCTGATCTCGCTGCCGGCCCTGCTGTCGGTGGGGCTGAACCCGGTCGCGGCCATCGCCACCAACAAGGTGCAGGGCAGCGTCGGCACGGCCAGCGCCCTGTGGAACTTCTGGCGCAAGGGGCGGGTGGATTTCCGCCTGATCCGCTGGCCTCTGGCCCTGGTCGGCGTGGGGGCGGGGCTGGGGGCCTTCGCCGTGACCCTGGTCGACGCGCGCTGGCTGATGATCCTGCTGCCGGTGCTGCTGATCGGCATCGCCCTCTATTTCCTGTTCGGCCCCAAGGCGTCTGACGAGGACGCTCATGCCCGGCTGACGCCCCTGGCCTATGCCTTCGTGGCGGGCGGGATCGGTTTTTACGACGGCTTCTTCGGCCCCGGCACCGGCTCCTTTTTCGCCCTCAGCCTGGTCATGCTGCTGGGCATGGGGCTGACGCGGGCCACGGCCCACACCAAGGCGCTGAACCTGATGAGCAATGTCGTCGGCATCGTGGTGCTGGCGGTCGGGGGCCATGTGGTCTGGACGCTGGCGGGCATCATGGCCATGGGCCAGTTCGTCGGCGGGCGGCTGGGCTCGCACGCGGCCATGCGTTTCGGCCCGCGCCTGATCCGGCCCCTGCTGGTGGTCATCTCGCTGGCCATCACGGCGCGGCTGCTGTCCGACCCCAGCAATCCGTTGCGGGTCATGGTGACGGGCTGGTTCAGCTAG
- a CDS encoding glutamate--cysteine ligase: protein MTDTAPLSREQLIHAMSKGEKPKDQWRIGAEHEKFGFDKSTLRRPAYEGENGILAMLTGLQRFGWSPVEEAGHVIALERKNAEGFTASISLEPGGQFELSGAPLQTIHDICSETGQHLMEVKQVADHLNLGFLGAGFDPLWRREDVPVMPKGRYGIMRAYMPKKGSLGLDMMLRTCTIQANLDFDSEADMIMKFRTSLALQPIATALFACSPFIEGKPTGFLSARANVWTDTDPDRTGMLDFVFADGFGYERYADYALDTPMYFAKRGETYVDLSGQSFRKFMTEGLDALPGERATEKDWADHLTTLFPEVRLKQYLEMRGADGGPWSRICALPALWAGILYDTPSLAAAWDLCKDWDIADHERLRRDVTRLGLKAEVAGRSVRDIAVDLVEIAKHGLKNRARFSGGMVDERGYLSELEDIADSGVTPADRLLELYHGEWQGDVSRIYRDFAY from the coding sequence ATGACCGACACGGCGCCGCTTTCCAGAGAGCAACTGATCCACGCCATGTCGAAGGGCGAGAAGCCCAAGGACCAGTGGCGCATCGGCGCCGAGCACGAGAAGTTCGGCTTCGACAAGTCCACCCTGCGCCGCCCCGCCTATGAGGGCGAGAACGGCATCCTGGCCATGCTGACCGGCTTGCAACGCTTTGGCTGGTCTCCGGTGGAGGAAGCCGGCCATGTCATCGCCCTGGAGCGCAAGAACGCCGAGGGCTTCACCGCCTCGATCAGTCTGGAGCCGGGCGGTCAGTTCGAGCTGTCGGGCGCGCCTCTGCAGACCATCCACGACATCTGTTCGGAGACCGGCCAGCACCTGATGGAGGTCAAGCAGGTCGCCGATCATCTGAACCTCGGCTTCCTCGGCGCCGGTTTCGACCCCCTGTGGCGGCGCGAGGACGTGCCGGTCATGCCCAAGGGCCGCTACGGCATCATGCGCGCCTACATGCCCAAGAAGGGCTCGCTGGGCCTCGACATGATGCTGCGCACCTGCACCATCCAGGCCAATCTCGACTTCGATTCCGAAGCCGACATGATCATGAAGTTCCGCACCTCGCTGGCGCTTCAGCCCATCGCCACCGCCCTGTTCGCCTGTTCGCCCTTCATCGAGGGCAAGCCGACCGGCTTCCTGTCGGCGCGGGCGAATGTCTGGACCGACACCGACCCCGACCGCACCGGCATGCTGGACTTCGTCTTCGCCGACGGCTTCGGCTACGAGCGCTACGCTGACTACGCCCTGGATACGCCGATGTATTTCGCCAAGCGCGGCGAGACCTATGTCGACCTGTCGGGTCAGTCGTTCCGCAAGTTCATGACCGAGGGTCTGGACGCCCTGCCGGGCGAGCGCGCGACGGAAAAGGACTGGGCCGACCACCTGACCACCCTCTTCCCCGAAGTCCGCCTGAAACAGTATCTGGAGATGCGCGGCGCCGACGGCGGTCCGTGGAGCCGGATCTGCGCCCTGCCCGCCCTGTGGGCCGGCATCCTCTACGACACGCCGTCGCTCGCAGCGGCCTGGGACCTGTGCAAGGACTGGGACATCGCCGACCATGAGCGCCTGCGCCGCGACGTCACCCGTCTGGGCCTCAAGGCCGAGGTGGCGGGCCGCAGTGTCCGCGACATCGCCGTCGATCTGGTCGAGATCGCCAAGCACGGCCTGAAGAACCGCGCCCGATTCAGCGGCGGCATGGTCGATGAGCGCGGCTATCTTTCGGAACTGGAAGACATCGCCGACAGCGGCGTGACCCCCGCCGACCGCCTGCTGGAGCTGTATCACGGCGAATGGCAGGGCGACGTCAGCCGCATCTACCGCGACTTCGCCTACTAG
- a CDS encoding DUF72 domain-containing protein, translating into MTGSIHIGVGGWTFEPWRGVFYPEGLTQKRELEFASRALTSIEINGTYYSTFKPDSWMKWRDETPDDFVFAVKASRYCTNRKILSEGGESFDRFLSQGLTLLGDKLGPINWQFMGTKKFDAGDFEGFLKLLPREKDGVRLRHALEVRNPTFACQEFHDLAAKYGAAIVYAVDDEEPTWPQIDEATADFSYARLMSSREDEPTGMTSDELDAVARQTRAWAERGDVFAYFISGAKVRNPAAAQALIAKLK; encoded by the coding sequence ATGACAGGTTCCATCCACATCGGCGTCGGCGGCTGGACCTTCGAGCCGTGGCGCGGCGTCTTCTATCCCGAGGGTCTGACGCAGAAGCGCGAGCTGGAGTTCGCCAGCCGGGCCCTGACCTCGATCGAGATCAACGGCACCTATTATTCGACCTTCAAGCCCGACAGCTGGATGAAGTGGCGAGACGAAACGCCCGACGACTTCGTCTTTGCGGTCAAGGCCAGTCGCTACTGCACCAACCGCAAGATCCTGTCGGAAGGCGGCGAGAGCTTCGACCGCTTTCTGTCGCAGGGGCTGACGCTGCTGGGCGACAAGCTGGGGCCGATCAACTGGCAGTTCATGGGGACCAAGAAGTTCGACGCCGGGGACTTCGAGGGCTTCCTGAAGCTGCTGCCGCGGGAAAAGGACGGGGTGCGCCTGCGTCACGCGCTGGAGGTCCGCAACCCTACCTTCGCCTGCCAGGAATTCCATGACCTGGCGGCCAAATACGGCGCGGCCATTGTCTACGCCGTCGATGACGAGGAGCCGACCTGGCCGCAGATCGACGAGGCCACCGCCGACTTCAGCTATGCCCGCCTGATGTCCAGCCGCGAAGACGAGCCAACCGGCATGACCTCGGACGAACTGGACGCCGTGGCGAGGCAAACCCGCGCATGGGCCGAGCGCGGCGATGTCTTCGCCTACTTCATTTCAGGGGCCAAGGTGCGCAACCCGGCGGCGGCCCAGGCGCTGATCGCGAAGCTGAAGTAA
- a CDS encoding ATP-binding protein, which yields MTTAAVAAASSTGQPSSTRDTAADLATFFDVSLDLLVIRDLEGIIVRVSASWAATLGYQPDDLIGLAILTLVHPDDLPATRDSVTEVETRRPDAPVKGHVNRYRHRDGHYVTLEWRAQKFGDRIYAVARDVTAKIAAEQALIDATAAAETANRAKSDFLANMSHEIRTPLNGVIGIVDALSRTPLSSDQAEMVGLIATSGVTLERLVSDMLDVSRIEAGKLELELRPFDLDEALAATLETLRMRAEDKGLAFHVERPAPVRGVFVGDSVRIGQILGNLLSNAVKFTTEGSVCVRFALSEDDGAPTLLSFEVEDTGVGFDADHAAQLFQRFSQADSSITRRFGGTGLGLSICRSLTEMMGGRITGASTPGVGSRFRVELPLPRAQSLKDYDARDVAALAAGPQPSRPLRVLLAEDHPVNQRVVQLILADHVAELVTVDDGAQAVAAFEAQSFDVVLMDMQMPRMDGLTATRAIRALEAARPNAARTPILMLSANAMAEHRDAARAAGADLHLAKPVTARELLTTLAMLTPS from the coding sequence ATGACCACCGCCGCGGTCGCCGCCGCATCCTCGACCGGACAGCCGTCGTCGACACGCGACACGGCAGCCGATCTGGCGACCTTCTTCGACGTGTCGCTGGACCTGCTGGTCATCCGCGATCTGGAGGGGATCATCGTGCGGGTCAGCGCCTCCTGGGCCGCGACCCTGGGCTATCAGCCCGACGACCTGATCGGCCTGGCCATCCTGACCTTGGTGCATCCCGACGATCTGCCCGCCACGCGCGACAGCGTGACCGAGGTCGAGACGCGCCGCCCCGACGCCCCGGTCAAGGGCCACGTCAACCGCTATCGCCACCGCGACGGCCACTACGTCACCCTGGAATGGCGGGCGCAGAAGTTCGGCGACCGCATCTATGCCGTGGCCCGCGACGTCACCGCCAAGATCGCCGCCGAACAGGCCCTGATCGACGCCACCGCCGCCGCCGAAACCGCCAACCGCGCCAAGTCCGACTTCCTCGCCAATATGAGCCACGAAATCCGCACTCCTCTGAACGGCGTCATCGGCATCGTCGACGCCCTGTCGCGCACGCCGCTTTCGTCCGACCAAGCCGAGATGGTGGGGCTGATCGCCACCTCGGGCGTGACGCTGGAACGGCTGGTCTCGGACATGCTGGATGTGTCGCGCATCGAGGCGGGCAAGCTGGAGCTGGAGCTGCGCCCCTTCGATCTGGACGAGGCCTTGGCTGCGACGCTGGAAACCCTGCGGATGCGGGCCGAGGACAAGGGCTTGGCCTTCCACGTCGAGCGCCCGGCCCCTGTGCGCGGGGTCTTCGTCGGCGACAGCGTCCGCATCGGCCAGATCCTGGGCAACCTCCTATCCAACGCCGTCAAGTTCACCACCGAGGGCTCGGTCTGCGTCCGCTTCGCCCTGAGCGAGGACGACGGCGCCCCGACCCTGCTGTCGTTCGAGGTCGAGGACACCGGCGTCGGCTTTGACGCCGACCACGCCGCCCAGTTGTTCCAGCGCTTCAGCCAGGCCGACAGCAGCATCACCCGTCGTTTCGGCGGCACGGGACTGGGCCTGTCCATCTGCCGCTCCCTGACCGAGATGATGGGCGGGCGCATCACCGGTGCCTCGACGCCCGGCGTGGGCAGCCGCTTCCGCGTCGAGCTGCCCCTGCCCCGCGCCCAGAGCCTGAAGGACTATGACGCCCGTGACGTGGCCGCCCTGGCCGCCGGACCACAGCCGTCACGCCCGCTGCGCGTGCTGCTGGCCGAGGACCACCCGGTCAACCAGCGCGTGGTCCAGTTGATCCTGGCCGACCACGTCGCCGAACTGGTCACGGTCGATGACGGGGCTCAGGCCGTCGCCGCCTTCGAGGCCCAGTCTTTCGACGTGGTGCTGATGGACATGCAGATGCCGCGCATGGACGGCCTGACGGCGACCCGCGCCATCCGCGCGCTGGAGGCCGCCCGGCCAAATGCGGCGCGCACGCCGATCCTGATGCTGAGCGCCAACGCCATGGCCGAGCACCGCGACGCCGCGCGCGCCGCCGGCGCCGACCTGCATCTGGCCAAGCCGGTCACCGCCCGAGAACTGCTGACCACCCTGGCGATGCTGACGCCCAGCTAG
- a CDS encoding bestrophin family protein → MIVRSRPGPLEILFALNGSILPRIVGRLALTVVITVAAVMLHRARPDLPVHLAAAPFALIGLALSIFMSFRNNACYDRWWEARKLWGELIIAVRSFIRQTVLLPEDRRTPMLNGVGGFVFGLAARLRDRDEAGEIARWTPVEPAPHATDAALTSVGRQCAELLRDGLIDPIRYSVLELRLTEMSHVLAGCERIKTTPLPFAYALLLHRTAHAFCLMLPFALAPALGWWTMGVSLLVAYTFFGLDALGDELEDPFGDDPNDLPLDAMSRMLERELRHAQGQTDLPPVWPVHRDRLS, encoded by the coding sequence ATGATCGTCCGCTCCCGTCCCGGCCCGCTGGAAATCCTGTTCGCCCTGAACGGGTCGATCCTGCCGCGCATCGTCGGACGGCTGGCCCTGACCGTGGTCATCACGGTGGCGGCGGTCATGCTGCACCGCGCGCGGCCCGACCTGCCGGTGCATCTGGCCGCCGCGCCCTTCGCCCTGATCGGGCTGGCGCTGTCCATCTTCATGAGCTTCCGCAACAACGCCTGCTACGACCGCTGGTGGGAGGCGCGAAAGCTGTGGGGCGAGCTGATCATCGCCGTCCGATCCTTCATCCGCCAGACCGTCCTGCTGCCCGAGGACCGCCGCACGCCCATGCTGAACGGGGTCGGCGGCTTCGTCTTCGGTCTGGCCGCCCGGCTGCGCGACCGCGACGAGGCAGGCGAGATCGCCCGCTGGACGCCGGTCGAGCCCGCGCCCCACGCCACCGACGCCGCCCTGACTTCGGTGGGCCGCCAGTGCGCCGAACTGCTGCGCGACGGCCTGATCGACCCGATCCGCTATTCGGTGCTGGAGTTGCGGCTGACCGAGATGAGCCACGTTCTGGCCGGCTGCGAGCGGATCAAGACCACGCCCCTGCCCTTCGCCTATGCGCTCCTGCTGCACCGCACGGCCCATGCCTTCTGCCTGATGCTGCCCTTCGCCCTGGCGCCCGCGCTCGGCTGGTGGACGATGGGGGTGTCCCTGCTGGTCGCCTACACCTTCTTCGGTCTGGATGCGCTCGGCGACGAACTGGAAGACCCCTTCGGCGACGATCCCAACGACCTGCCGCTGGACGCCATGAGCCGGATGCTGGAACGCGAACTGCGCCACGCTCAGGGCCAGACTGACCTGCCCCCCGTCTGGCCCGTCCATCGCGACCGCCTGAGCTGA
- the phbB gene encoding acetoacetyl-CoA reductase, with protein sequence MARVALVTGGTRGIGKAIVQRLREDGMAVAAGYSGNDEAAAVTARELGVMVVKGNVGSFEDCERAVKAVEAELGPIDILINNAGITRDGFFHKMSADQWSDVIRVNMDSVFNMTRQVINGMRDRGFGRIVNISSINGQKGQIGQTNYSAAKAGMIGFTKALALENARKGVTVNCIAPGYIDTEMVGAMDQKVLDAIVAQIPVGRLGKGEEIADMVSWLAGERAGYVTGCTLSLNGGQYLVG encoded by the coding sequence ATGGCGCGAGTGGCGTTGGTTACGGGTGGCACGCGTGGGATCGGCAAGGCGATCGTCCAGCGATTGAGAGAAGACGGCATGGCCGTCGCCGCCGGCTATTCCGGCAATGACGAAGCGGCGGCCGTGACGGCGCGCGAATTAGGCGTCATGGTGGTCAAGGGCAATGTCGGCTCGTTCGAGGACTGCGAACGCGCGGTGAAAGCCGTCGAGGCCGAACTGGGTCCCATCGATATCCTGATCAACAACGCCGGCATCACCCGCGACGGCTTCTTCCACAAGATGAGCGCCGACCAATGGTCGGACGTGATCCGCGTCAACATGGACAGCGTCTTCAACATGACGCGTCAGGTCATCAACGGCATGCGCGACCGGGGCTTCGGCCGCATCGTCAACATCTCCTCGATCAACGGCCAGAAGGGCCAGATCGGCCAGACCAACTATTCCGCCGCCAAGGCCGGGATGATCGGCTTCACCAAGGCGCTGGCGCTGGAGAACGCGCGCAAGGGCGTGACCGTCAACTGCATCGCGCCGGGCTACATCGACACCGAAATGGTCGGCGCCATGGACCAGAAGGTGCTGGACGCCATCGTGGCCCAGATTCCGGTCGGGCGCCTGGGCAAGGGCGAGGAGATCGCCGACATGGTGTCCTGGCTGGCGGGGGAGCGTGCCGGATATGTCACAGGCTGCACCCTGTCGCTGAACGGCGGCCAGTACCTGGTTGGCTGA